The nucleotide sequence CCGGTCAGGGTTAGGCATAACAGGGATAGCACGAGCAGTCTTTTCATCTTCTCTCCTTTTCTCTTCATTGATCAAGGCCCTGGGCAGAGAACCGAGGACAGGTATCTCGCAGGTCAAGCAAACAGGGGAGAACGGAACAGCACAGTAAAGGAGCAGGCGTATTCGAGAGACATTGCCGGAAAGGATAGAATGATATCTATATATGATATCGATTATAGATCTCCTTCCGTACCGGGCAGCCACAGAGGACATCCTCTCCCAGGGTGTACTGGAAGTTACAGGTGCTGTTATCCCGGCATCGTATATAGAGGACGGACTCAAGAAGGCATTTTTCTGCCTGACAGATGTCCTGTTTGTTCTTATCAAGGCAGGAGAATCCTTTCTTGCATTTTGCGGCGCGTTCTCTTGCCTCCTCACTGACGTCAATATCCATTACTTCATCCGTTCTTTGTACTTACCCCTCGTCAGGGCCCACCGACTTTGCCTCCCCCTGGGGCAAAGAAAAACCGGGTTATGCACGAGGCACCTACCCGGTCAGGAACGTATCTTCTCATCAAGAGCAACAAGGCAAGGCGCTCAGATACTGTCTTTTGCTGCCTGAGACTCGACCTGTTCCATCACCCTGATGAATTCATCACATTGTGCCTTAAACTTGCTCAGGGCCTCTTTACCTGCCGGACTTTTTCGCTCGGCCTCCGGCATCTGAACCAAGCGCTTGATGGCTGCATGGAAGTCTTTATGGAGACTTTCCACCTGTCCCATCTCAGAGTAGGCAGCGAACTCCTCCAGGCCGGACTTATAG is from Candidatus Electrothrix sp. GW3-4 and encodes:
- a CDS encoding CZB domain-containing protein, whose amino-acid sequence is MDVAHLQVATVAHLRWKSKLADFFYGLENLTVADVPDHMSCDFGQWLYKSGLEEFAAYSEMGQVESLHKDFHAAIKRLVQMPEAERKSPAGKEALSKFKAQCDEFIRVMEQVESQAAKDSI